aacatataaactctacACAGGTAGGGCTCTGGTCAGGATCAAACCCATAAGCCTAGCGTGGTtaggcagcaatgctgaccactgtgctacCATACTGATGTGTTTGTAATGACACAACATAAACACAGAGACAGTTTGCTCAAAACAATGAAGAATCTGATCAGTAAACGCTCTGATGAAGCTGAGGGGTTATATCATTGTGCATATATATCTGTAGTGGAATTGCCAACAGAAGAGTATCCTTGAGTACAAGAGTACATGTAAATACACTGGTTTGTTTAACCAAAAGGAGCTTTAGGAAATCAtgtattgtgtttaaaatatatatggcctgattcattaagaaccGTTACGTGACGTatccagaaacggactatacgccagtgaacacaagtgcatgcgattcatctttgaacgcaatggACACTTCCAACTGCCTATTTGTTCAAGGACGGAACAAGCCTACgatttcaatgtattttttattaatgattatattcttAACaggtgttgtgtctgtctgtctgtctgcatacggcaagtgccatataggcaAAGCGCACTTACACCTATATTCAACtggaaacatttcttcagatccgcttgtacttgaataacGCATGCGTGCAAATTCCgggctattaaaaaaaaatacatactgcGTTCACTTTCCATTCCTTGATGTGCAAATGTAAATAACGGCAGCACAAGAATTACAGTTTTGTATCCAACTCACGTACTGAGGGCTGCAAATAGCTCAGTAAAACAACTCCCTCTCATTATAAATGGGATACACTGAAGAAGAGCTTGAACCTCCACCCTCAGAACACACATCCTAGCTTTCCTGCACTCTCATGACAGGACATGAGGATGTCTCCACACTGTCTGGCTGGGTAGATGTATTCCTGGGTAGCAATACAGAATACAACCAGAGAGGCACAACTTGCAGTGGGCATATGTAAAGTATGGTGACAACATGGGCAATGTTTTATTGCAAAACCTTTCTTACTCCATGCCTGAATAAATTAGTATTTGTGTTGCAAATGTGCAAGCTTAGTACAACACAGCAAAGTCTTTAGTTCGATTTGACCCAACTTTGCAGTACATACACTTTATGTAGGTTATAAATGAACGAGCAAAAATGCAGCCATTTTTATGGGAAGCAGACAAACCCAGATGACAGTGTTTGCAGGGGGTGCAAACATTTGTATCCTCTGATAAAAAGAGCTGGAGAGATCCAGGGTTTCTCTGCTCATATCAGGATAGGTGcacttgtatcatcatcatcatccccactaAAGCCTGGTGTGCACCCACATGCAAggatgagatttcattttgtgggataAGATCATTTAAATAAGCATGAGGGTTTGATAAGGTGCAATCTGGGGAGGGGGTTCCATTATAATGGGGGGGAGCAGATACTTTTTCTCTTGGCAAAAGGACTTAATTGAGCATTTTAACCAATTTAATAAAAGCTTTTAAATTTACCATagtgacacatataataaatacagtcccaATGTACCGTCTGTCACCTATAGCATTTAATGAGATATATAAGGCTCATTCCTGAAGTATATTAGAAGAAATAAGGTTACAAATAATGAAGGGGTGGCTCTAAAGCGATggtttgaagtgacatttttactgtttccagGACGCTCATTCCCAGCCAGACCCACAAGTCCACAAATTTAGGCACAACAGGAACAGTCCCAAATATCGGAATGTGGGCATGTACCTTGTGTGCGAGGCAGGTAAATGAAACGCACTGTACCCCATGTATTTTACAGTTCATAATTCACCCTGTATATCACTAGTTAACATTCTACTTCTTGTATCATAGCTATACTCCTTACAGGATACGTAGAGTaacaaattacaatttttttctttattttgccaTGCACACCCCTGAAATGTGGATTTTGACCACACAAAATAGCAATTTAGGGTTGTATTTAACAAGAGCATTTCCTATATCAATGAAGTAATAAGACGCAAGCAATATATAACATACCATCAACAGAGCACACATAGCATACAATGTACTCTGATCACAAAATACATCAccttgggcctcattcattagggaaatttaagcaaaaaattgagcaagttttcttgctcaagttttctggacaaaaccatgttgcaatgcaaggggtcaaattagtttattattttgcacataaggaaaatactgtctgttttttcatgtagcacacaaatacttgatagcttatttgtacactgaaatttaaagatgatctaggacgtgccctaccccaaatataaatttgccatcacattttaaatttacctccccctccaatgcaacatggttttgccttacttacttacttttacttaactttccttaatgaatcaggccccttgtttggAATTGCATCAACGACATATATGATACCTATGCTATAGAAGTAATATAacaattttattcttttaacaAATGTAAACTTAGGAAACCTACATGTGCATGTACTGTGGTTGCCTTGTCAAAcaaaaatagcttatttgtattgtGACTAGGTTGTTTGCctcaaaaatgtaaaacacaagGGGCCCGATTCCTTAAGGATctcaacttaagaaacttcttatttcagtctcctggacaaaaccatgttacaatgcaaggggtgcaaattagtattctgttttgtacataagttaaatacttactgttttttcatgtagcacacaaatatcaactttaaaatttcagtgtacaaataagctatcaagtatttgtgtgctacatgaaaaaacagtcaatatttaacttatgtgcaaagcagaatactaatttgcatcccttgcattgaaacatggttttgtccaggagactgaaataagaattttcttaagttaagatccttaatgaatcaggcccaaggttattAAAAAGAACAGATGTAGTGGCAACTTTAGCTGACTATCTGCACATGAAGAGGTTCTGTAAAATCAGTCTGGGAAACTAATTAAAATGATATAATGTATTGTGTAGTGAATACCCAATGTGTTTCCCCAAGCTGCGCCCTAACATGGATGTAGGTGGtttagcagcactatatattttgttaaattcACTCCAGATTTCTCAAAAATCAATTCCAACATCAAAACTACTTTAAAGAAACAATAAAGGATGTCCCCACAAACAATACACAATCCAATCAAGCTACATAAACACAACACATCCTTTCAGGGGAAAAACAAGTAAAAGTGTACTTTACATAATTACTGCCACGAGTACATGAAACAAAGGATAGCAAAGACTATTTGTCAGCTGTTGTAAAACATCCATAACCACATAGACACTAACTGTCCTCTTTTTGACTGAGAATTCCTAAACAACCTGAGAACTACAATTTCCAACACACTCCTTTAACAGATACAATTACCACAGTACCTTTCATTGATTGCTCCTTTTGCAAACAGCCTGGGACTTGAGGGGAGTACCAGCGGCTCAGGAGACGTAGGGGTCACAGTCTTCTTGGTAAATGGCCGATCAGAGTGAAGGACACTGCGTAGCTTCTGGGTAAAACTATAGGCGTCTGATGTTGGAAAAGTTGGGCTTCTGATGACCATAGGGCAAGATGCTGGCTCATTTGGAAGAGAAACCAATTTGTCATTAGTAGGTCTGAAGGAACCATGTTCACAACTTGATACTTCTGAGTCAGGAGCTGGAGAGGATGCCAAAGGTTCATTGTCTGCAGTATGGTGGTTTCCTAATTGCCCAGAGAGAGAGTTTCCTTGTTTGATGCTTGTGGACAGTTCCATACACTGAATTTGAGTCTCTTCCTGTAAAAGTTCTGCTCCTGCAGACGAAGGACCACATTGTTCATCAACCACTGGTACATGAATGGTCTCTTGTGTAACATTTATCTCTACAGGAGTTACAGCCTGAGCCAAAGTTGCAAAGTCATCAGTGGGAGGGCTTATGGCCTGAGACGAATGATTTGTCTCTTTTGCAGTAAAATGTGGTTCATCACATAGAATTTCTGTTTCTTTAACAGTGGAAGATAACATCTCAGATAGAATATCCATCTTTTTATGGGTTGGATGTAACTGATCGTGTATTATTGTTGTCTCTTTAATTTCAGGGACATCACTAATTCCTTTGACAGTCAGGTTGGACCTCTCTTCTACTGTTTCAGAAGCTatcatttctttttcttccaGTGAAAGATTTTGATGATCAGAAATAAGTTCTTTGCTGTTGATTTGTGGCTTTAATGTTGTATCTTCAAAGTTTTCATCTTTCTCCTTGGGAAGAAGATCGAGAGATCCAGTTGTCACTTTAGCTTCATTGCTGACAGCAGCAGTTACATTGGATGTCTCTGCTTCTTTACAAGATTTTACTAGTTGAGGAATAACAGTTTTCACTTCTAAGTCTGGTTGGTTTTGTCCCTCTAAGGATAATTTAAACTCCTCATTGGAGGTGGCTTGGTGCATACATGCTGGGTCTTGCATGCTGACAACTTGGCTCTCAGATgctgtatttaatatattttttacttggGAAGATGAATCGCTGTCGGTAATATATATTACTTGAGAAGATGGATCGCTGTCGGTAATAGATATGGTATCTGCTAAAAtgctcaattcttttacatattccCTGCCTGTTAGGGTCCCGATAACGTCATCTGTGTGTATATGGATGTGCTCCTGGGAATTGTGGTTCATTACTTCTGTCCCTTTAGGATGAACGCCAAGCATTCCTTCACAAGCCATCTCAGGATGTTTCTCTTGAGGGGGTATTTCCTTGTGTATATTATGATGTAGAAAATCAAATGCTCCCTCTGATTTTTCAACATTAACACACTGTGGATGGGTACGATCTGAGAACTTGCTCCTTGAGTTAAAAGGCTCTGTTTCTAAATGATGGCTATTAATCTGTGATATCGCAAGATTACTATCCATCTGAGAACTATGTACGGTATCTTTCTGGACACCAGACACTGATGCACTTTGCAAGGACATATCCAGATTATCTGCAGAATATTCAGCAATGTTTTCAGTGCTCCCCATTTGCTCATATGTTTCCATCTTAATAGGCTGGGCTTGTTCTTTTGTTCCAATTCTGGGCACAAAGTCGGATTTGGAGTACTGCTGTCCCACCACTATACCAGAAACATCAGATGACTCTGGAGGCTGCAGTTCCTCTACTAAAGGAGTCATGAAGGAGCAGGTACTCACATGTTCATCATGTTGTATTCCTCTGGACTGATCCCCATGTCCAACCTGCCCCATACCTTCAGTATAACATCTCTGAATGTCATCAAGAGGTTGTACATGTTGAATATTACAATTATTGTGTATTGACTCACCAATACTAGATATAGGCGACACCTGCAGTAAATCTTCGTGTGTTTTTCCAAGAGCCTCTACAGGTAAATCATTACTGCAAAGGCTCTCTTTAATGTCCGATTGTCCAGACATAATTTGAAGGTCAGTACATACCCTTGTCTCACCCTCTGGACAAATGACTGGACTCTCATTTTTTCCACTATAACCACAAGGAAGAGACAATTGTAGGTTCTTGTCTGATGCTGTCAATATGGGAATTTGCAGTAATTCAGATTCTAAACTTAAACAAACAATATCAGTTCCATTCTCTCCCTGACATGGAGACGTTGCTGCTAATTTACTTGTATTGCCCACATGGATTTTATCATTGTTAGGTGTCTTTGTGGTGCTATCTTTATGAGAAACTTCCACTGTGCTGCATGTATCAGCTGATATTTGAAGCTGGGTGTCTGTATCTGCTGGTACCTGAGGCAGGGTGCATGTGTCTGCTGGTACCTCAGGCAGGGTGCCTGTATCTGCTGGTACATGAGGCAGGGAGCCTGTATCTGCTGATACCTGAGGCAGGGTGCCTGTATCTGCTGATACTTGAGGCAGGGTGCCTGTATCTGCTGGTACCTGAGGCAGGGTGCCTGTATCTGCTGATACTTGAGGCAGGGTGTCTGTATCTGCTGGTACTTGAGGCAGGGTGTCTGTATCTGCTGGTACATGAGGCATGGTGCATATATCTGCTTGTATTTGAAGAAGGGTGACTGTATCTGCTTGTACTTGAGGCAGAGTGCCTgtatctgcttgtacttgaagCTGGGTGTCTGTATCTGCTGGTACCTGAGGCAGGGTGCCTGTATCTGCTGGTACTTGAGGCAGGGTGCCTGTATCTGCTGGTACTTGAGGCAGGGTGCCTGTATCTGCTGGTACTTGAAGCTGGATGCCTGTATCTGCTGGTACTTGAGGCAGAGTGCCTGTATCTGCTGGTACTTGAAGCTGGATGCCTGTATCTGCTGGTACTTGAGGCAGGGTGCCCGTATCTGCTTGTACTTGAGGCAGGGTACATGTATCTGCTGGAACTTGAAGCTTGATGCCTGTATCTGCTGGTACTTGAGGCAGCGTGCCTCTATCTGCTGGTACCTGAGGCAGGGTGCCTGTATCTGCTGTTACTTGAGGCAGGGTGCCTGTATCTGCTGTTACTTGAGGCAGGGTGCCTGTATCTACTAGTACTTGAGGCAGGGTGCCTGTATCTGCTTTTACTTGAGGCAGGGTGCCTGTATCTGCTGGTACTTGAGGCAGGGTGTCTGTATATGCTGGTACTTGATCCAAGGAGCCTGTATCTGCTGGTACTTGATCCAAGGAGCCTGTATCTGCTGGTACTTGAGGCAGGGTGTCTGTATATGCTGGTACTTGATCCAAGGAGCCTGTATCAGCTTGTACTTGAGGCAGGGTGCCTGTATCTGCTGGTACTTGAAGCTGGATAACTGTATCTGCTGGAACTTGAAGCTGGATGCCTGTATCTGCTGGTACTTGAGGCAGGGTGCATATATCTGCTTGCATATGAAGCTGGCTGCATGTATCTTCAGTTGCTTTAAGTTGAGGTTGGATCCCCATACTGGCAGTATCATTTGCATTTGGAGACATTCCAAAATATTTACTACTTTGGTTTTCTTTCACCAACTTCAGTGACTGTTTCTCAACTGGAATAAAGCCACTTACATCTGGCTCACTGCAAGGCACAGTTGTTTCTTTCTGTAATCCTGAAGCACCAGTAACTTCTATTCcattaaaacacaattttttgtCTGTTTCATTGCAAGTTTTAGACACAGGCTTGTCCATTTTAAAGCCTATGATTGAAGAGTCTGATGTGCACGCTATAGGATGCTCCTGCAGGTTGGAAGTAATAAGTTTATTCTCCAGGACTGCGCCAGGACAGAGAAATTTGTCAGAGGTTAGGTGGGGTGTGTCCTCTGAGGACGCTTTCTCTTTCTGATTCAATGTGATCAAGGAAACCTCTTCCTCCTTTGTAGACCTGCCTTCCAGGTttctgctgacatttattaccttTAAGTGTTCTGGAGTTACGACAGAGGCATCCTGCATGAGCTGAACCTTGGACGACTCTCCCACGCTACAATTTGTCTTGAGGTTCAGCCTCTCCACATCAGACAGGACGGATAATTCCAGACTAGAATTAATGTCACTACTTTGTCTCTGATGTGAAGCGTTTAAACACATGTCAGTTCCACTCTGGATTTGGCTGATTTTCATCTTGGTTTGGGCTGGAAATTTCTCAGTCTTTTCAAGCAGAAAACTTGTCTTTTCTTCCTTTAGACTTGCTAAATGCTCGCGGTCCATAGCAGACTCCAGTCCAAGGAGAGGCAAATAAGGCTCTGTCTGTGGAGGTAGACGATGGACCTCTTCTCTTAAAAATACTGCACTTAATGACTGAACTGGCTTATCCAGTGAAGTGTGTGTGGCTGGGGAGTGTCCCAAATTAGTGGGACACGCAGAAATAGATAAATAAGTGTTTTTTATATCAGTCTCTGCAGCTTTTTTCTGATGGGTGGCTGATCCTACATTGTCACATGCAAGTTTCCCATGATCGGTTCTCTGTATATCATTAGCAACATACTCTTTAACATTACTCTTCTCTTCTGCTACCAAGTCCATTCTGTTAGGTTGCTGAGGGAGATTTATACACAGGGGAGTCTGCTCACTCCTATTATTATACTGAAGCACATTTTGACTTTTGGGAGCTTCTTTGATCTCACTAATGGATGGAGAAGTGCATGCCTTCTCATGGCTACACATGGGTGATCTTTTTGCAATATCATCATTATATGTCAGGTTTAGTCCCATTGTCTCAATGCAAACATTTGTCACATCTtccaaaaataaattgttcacACAAGTTTCAGTTTTATTGTCCCTAACTGTTTGCATGAtatcatcatttttattgattactTCCTGCTGATCACCAGAAGAAAGAATCTGCAAATTGTGTGGTGAGTTTTCTGAAAGAGCTGTCTTGGATCCAGTGGGAGTTTCAATACGGTCTTGGTTTTCTTTAAAGTCACTGCGATCATTGACCACGTTATTCTGTACACTGTTGTCTGCGTAAATGTATGGGACAAAACCAATACCTAGGCTTGTGTCTCCACCAatgtcagtgatgtcattaggTGTACATAGCACTTTTCCACTCTCATGTGTTCTTTGACTGTGGAAACTTTTTTTGTTCAGCAGATCGGAAGGAATTAGATTTTCAGAAACGTCTTTTAAGGCCTCTATTGTAGGCTCGTGGTTTACTACATCTTTATTGCTAAAATCTCCACCATCTGTCCTGAACTTCTTCAGCACACCATAGTCACTGCTGGTTTCCTGGATTGTGCTCTGAGGTTGAATGTTTTCTATTGAAGTCACTTCTTTCAAAT
The nucleotide sequence above comes from Mixophyes fleayi isolate aMixFle1 chromosome 6, aMixFle1.hap1, whole genome shotgun sequence. Encoded proteins:
- the TACC2 gene encoding transforming acidic coiled-coil-containing protein 2 isoform X4 encodes the protein MGNDNSHNKAEPQIEPPAGPTHSDPQHHDEGALDEFFPSVETIPVLYPQRDLSSQLGGQHQGDETFPSLFSENLRLSAANPGSIPSQPSAWEEGQLRPALPQTGLYIEGLEYKESGSSTQPGTISVLSSEESREDEFEASQDIGLVGILREWGQQVLPEKIPRKSDEELKDSVWMPWTKSSSEENVSVISNAFNLQAQGKSTACTELLDNPDIDPDSVVFSMTQFNNNDTLNKDNWNFWDPSIQPLTATPQLIPAPLQVLSRNAAASQPDTMLRKPDDTCNQTTGDSRDSITGEGEDGLWNNNPLTTDGGSSQLRSQGNLILPTRTDGSSDRNENKLSTPHRHVPETLLHSRETPAVQSFEPNPVVSELSVLSDNLVTSLLNQHSAQPSAEEESILTQTGEITACHSSAAVPSETSDDNMNLNVNLKEVTSIENIQPQSTIQETSSDYGVLKKFRTDGGDFSNKDVVNHEPTIEALKDVSENLIPSDLLNKKSFHSQRTHESGKVLCTPNDITDIGGDTSLGIGFVPYIYADNSVQNNVVNDRSDFKENQDRIETPTGSKTALSENSPHNLQILSSGDQQEVINKNDDIMQTVRDNKTETCVNNLFLEDVTNVCIETMGLNLTYNDDIAKRSPMCSHEKACTSPSISEIKEAPKSQNVLQYNNRSEQTPLCINLPQQPNRMDLVAEEKSNVKEYVANDIQRTDHGKLACDNVGSATHQKKAAETDIKNTYLSISACPTNLGHSPATHTSLDKPVQSLSAVFLREEVHRLPPQTEPYLPLLGLESAMDREHLASLKEEKTSFLLEKTEKFPAQTKMKISQIQSGTDMCLNASHQRQSSDINSSLELSVLSDVERLNLKTNCSVGESSKVQLMQDASVVTPEHLKVINVSRNLEGRSTKEEEVSLITLNQKEKASSEDTPHLTSDKFLCPGAVLENKLITSNLQEHPIACTSDSSIIGFKMDKPVSKTCNETDKKLCFNGIEVTGASGLQKETTVPCSEPDVSGFIPVEKQSLKLVKENQSSKYFGMSPNANDTASMGIQPQLKATEDTCSQLHMQADICTLPQVPADTGIQLQVPADTVIQLQVPADTGTLPQVQADTGSLDQVPAYTDTLPQVPADTGSLDQVPADTGSLDQVPAYTDTLPQVPADTGTLPQVKADTGTLPQVLVDTGTLPQVTADTGTLPQVTADTGTLPQVPADRGTLPQVPADTGIKLQVPADTCTLPQVQADTGTLPQVPADTGIQLQVPADTGTLPQVPADTGIQLQVPADTGTLPQVPADTGTLPQVPADTGTLPQVPADTDTQLQVQADTGTLPQVQADTVTLLQIQADICTMPHVPADTDTLPQVPADTDTLPQVSADTGTLPQVPADTGTLPQVSADTGTLPQVSADTGSLPHVPADTGTLPEVPADTCTLPQVPADTDTQLQISADTCSTVEVSHKDSTTKTPNNDKIHVGNTSKLAATSPCQGENGTDIVCLSLESELLQIPILTASDKNLQLSLPCGYSGKNESPVICPEGETRVCTDLQIMSGQSDIKESLCSNDLPVEALGKTHEDLLQVSPISSIGESIHNNCNIQHVQPLDDIQRCYTEGMGQVGHGDQSRGIQHDEHVSTCSFMTPLVEELQPPESSDVSGIVVGQQYSKSDFVPRIGTKEQAQPIKMETYEQMGSTENIAEYSADNLDMSLQSASVSGVQKDTVHSSQMDSNLAISQINSHHLETEPFNSRSKFSDRTHPQCVNVEKSEGAFDFLHHNIHKEIPPQEKHPEMACEGMLGVHPKGTEVMNHNSQEHIHIHTDDVIGTLTGREYVKELSILADTISITDSDPSSQVIYITDSDSSSQVKNILNTASESQVVSMQDPACMHQATSNEEFKLSLEGQNQPDLEVKTVIPQLVKSCKEAETSNVTAAVSNEAKVTTGSLDLLPKEKDENFEDTTLKPQINSKELISDHQNLSLEEKEMIASETVEERSNLTVKGISDVPEIKETTIIHDQLHPTHKKMDILSEMLSSTVKETEILCDEPHFTAKETNHSSQAISPPTDDFATLAQAVTPVEINVTQETIHVPVVDEQCGPSSAGAELLQEETQIQCMELSTSIKQGNSLSGQLGNHHTADNEPLASSPAPDSEVSSCEHGSFRPTNDKLVSLPNEPASCPMVIRSPTFPTSDAYSFTQKLRSVLHSDRPFTKKTVTPTSPEPLVLPSSPRLFAKGAINERSSDSEEAFETPESTTPVKSAPPVPIPTLPEVQEQQPQQRQEEETPQLPPKPEEPDLVPSLESTQATDVTISEDLPDSPFRQPSRSFSVVFDEDKPIASSGTYNLDLVNAELAEANSSSSEAPAKTRRRSTDSVPVSRNTLSRSLSLQAADFQLEDILSSHGGSDSACSTLRRTKKARPASLKKKAGSIKKQTEAVSPKDTSEALSGESQEAEVDTNLQGQPGPSPPQTDADLPLVGEQQISSISSSELSSVEPQLDSGISVLPIDHCPAQETGRLSPPIPTHQKLEVAPSGPEVLETPAVIGQAVRLEFDYSEEAREGQPPARKGKKPSGKMPLRKPKPKKAVEKPDAPPGPPSPIPTDSDDVPISKGSYTYNMDQWDDPNFNPFSSSGRMPDPPSSAQEPPEPCKPTAHRSESPAKTPASFEIPTGVEQNGESNKPAKKKKTPLKTDTFRVKKSPKRSPVTENGSEELTLLSKSDAPPVIVSEEHATDEEKLASSVSSQKWTCMAVDLEPEKQDYPQPSDLTSFVNENQFLPASEDLEYGNSFSIEYMEKTGKCSPLRDVTQTQSMYLMFEASQDSPGNTLVKFSDSCTPGTDSSFEGMEPNLCSGQLPIPRSPPMMQDTRHQPLERLRQREDDPGVLGSGKMELGSPDDEYLAAETLLSRISHHTALCDQLSYLEPDLAEKNPQAFAQKLQSEGLDSTDVGLSHKSLYSRAVVMETSGAGLLHAYQQPDFDTALQLAREEIVAKEREAVEWKKKYDGSRCEVVEMRKIVAEYEQTIAQMIEDEQREKSVSHHTVQQLILEKEQALADLNSVEKSLADLFRRYEKMKDVLEGFRKNEEVLKKCAQEYLARVKKEEQRYHALKIHAEEKLDRANSDIAQVRSKSQQEQAAYQASLRKEQLKVDALERTLEQKNKEIEELTKICDELIAKMGKS
- the TACC2 gene encoding transforming acidic coiled-coil-containing protein 2 isoform X1, which gives rise to MGNDNSHNKAEPQIEPPAGPTHSDPQHHDEGALDEFFPSVETIPVLYPQRDLSSQLGGQHQGDETFPSLFSENLRLSAANPGSIPSQPSAWEEGQLRPALPQTGLYIEGLEYKESGSSTQPGTISVLSSEESREDEFEASQDIGLVGILREWGQQVLPEKIPRKSDEELKDSVWMPWTKSSSEENVSVISNAFNLQAQGKSTACTELLDNPDIDPDSVVFSMTQFNNNDTLNKDNWNFWDPSIQPLTATPQLIPAPLQVLSRNAAASQPDTMLRKPDDTCNQTTGDSRDSITGEGEDGLWNNNPLTTDGGSSQLRSQGNLILPTRTDGSSDRNENKLSTPHRHVPETLLHSRETPAVQSFEPNPVVSELSVLSDNLVTSLLNQHSAQPSAEEESILTQTGEITACHSSAAVPSETSDDNMNLNVNLKEVTSIENIQPQSTIQETSSDYGVLKKFRTDGGDFSNKDVVNHEPTIEALKDVSENLIPSDLLNKKSFHSQRTHESGKVLCTPNDITDIGGDTSLGIGFVPYIYADNSVQNNVVNDRSDFKENQDRIETPTGSKTALSENSPHNLQILSSGDQQEVINKNDDIMQTVRDNKTETCVNNLFLEDVTNVCIETMGLNLTYNDDIAKRSPMCSHEKACTSPSISEIKEAPKSQNVLQYNNRSEQTPLCINLPQQPNRMDLVAEEKSNVKEYVANDIQRTDHGKLACDNVGSATHQKKAAETDIKNTYLSISACPTNLGHSPATHTSLDKPVQSLSAVFLREEVHRLPPQTEPYLPLLGLESAMDREHLASLKEEKTSFLLEKTEKFPAQTKMKISQIQSGTDMCLNASHQRQSSDINSSLELSVLSDVERLNLKTNCSVGESSKVQLMQDASVVTPEHLKVINVSRNLEGRSTKEEEVSLITLNQKEKASSEDTPHLTSDKFLCPGAVLENKLITSNLQEHPIACTSDSSIIGFKMDKPVSKTCNETDKKLCFNGIEVTGASGLQKETTVPCSEPDVSGFIPVEKQSLKLVKENQSSKYFGMSPNANDTASMGIQPQLKATEDTCSQLHMQADICTLPQVPADTGIQLQVPADTVIQLQVPADTGTLPQVQADTGSLDQVPAYTDTLPQVPADTGSLDQVPADTGSLDQVPAYTDTLPQVPADTGTLPQVKADTGTLPQVLVDTGTLPQVTADTGTLPQVTADTGTLPQVPADRGTLPQVPADTGIKLQVPADTCTLPQVQADTGTLPQVPADTGIQLQVPADTGTLPQVPADTGIQLQVPADTGTLPQVPADTGTLPQVPADTGTLPQVPADTDTQLQVQADTGTLPQVQADTVTLLQIQADICTMPHVPADTDTLPQVPADTDTLPQVSADTGTLPQVPADTGTLPQVSADTGTLPQVSADTGSLPHVPADTGTLPEVPADTCTLPQVPADTDTQLQISADTCSTVEVSHKDSTTKTPNNDKIHVGNTSKLAATSPCQGENGTDIVCLSLESELLQIPILTASDKNLQLSLPCGYSGKNESPVICPEGETRVCTDLQIMSGQSDIKESLCSNDLPVEALGKTHEDLLQVSPISSIGESIHNNCNIQHVQPLDDIQRCYTEGMGQVGHGDQSRGIQHDEHVSTCSFMTPLVEELQPPESSDVSGIVVGQQYSKSDFVPRIGTKEQAQPIKMETYEQMGSTENIAEYSADNLDMSLQSASVSGVQKDTVHSSQMDSNLAISQINSHHLETEPFNSRSKFSDRTHPQCVNVEKSEGAFDFLHHNIHKEIPPQEKHPEMACEGMLGVHPKGTEVMNHNSQEHIHIHTDDVIGTLTGREYVKELSILADTISITDSDPSSQVIYITDSDSSSQVKNILNTASESQVVSMQDPACMHQATSNEEFKLSLEGQNQPDLEVKTVIPQLVKSCKEAETSNVTAAVSNEAKVTTGSLDLLPKEKDENFEDTTLKPQINSKELISDHQNLSLEEKEMIASETVEERSNLTVKGISDVPEIKETTIIHDQLHPTHKKMDILSEMLSSTVKETEILCDEPHFTAKETNHSSQAISPPTDDFATLAQAVTPVEINVTQETIHVPVVDEQCGPSSAGAELLQEETQIQCMELSTSIKQGNSLSGQLGNHHTADNEPLASSPAPDSEVSSCEHGSFRPTNDKLVSLPNEPASCPMVIRSPTFPTSDAYSFTQKLRSVLHSDRPFTKKTVTPTSPEPLVLPSSPRLFAKGAINERSSDSEEAFETPESTTPVKSAPPVPIPTLPEVQEQQPQQRQEEETPQLPPKPEEPDLVPSLESTQATDVTISEDLPDSPFRQPSRSFSVVFDEDKPIASSGTYNLDLVNAELAEANSSSSEAPAKTRRRSTDSVPVSRNTLSRSLSLQAADFQLEDILSSHGGSDSACSTLRRTKKARPASLKKKAGSIKKQTEAVSPKDTSEALSGESQEAEVDTNLQGQPGPSPPQTDADLPLVGEQQISSISSSELSSVEPQLDSGISVLPIDHCPAQETGRLSPPIPTHQKLEVAPSGPEVLETPAVIGQAVRLEFDYSEEAREGQPPARKGKKPSGKMPLRKPKPKKAVEKPDAPPGPPSPIPTDSDDVPISKGSYTYNMDQWDDPNFNPFSSSGRMPDPPSSAQEPPEPCKPTAHRSESPAKTPASFEIPTGVEQNGESNKPAKKKKTPLKTMVEDVVSVCSLFDTFRVKKSPKRSPVTENGSEELTLLSKSDAPPVIVSEEHATDEEKLASSVSSQKWTCMAVDLEPEKQDYPQPSDLTSFVNENQFLPASEDLEYGNSFSIEYMEKTGKCSPLRDVTQTQSMYLMFEASQDSPGNTLVKFSDSCTPGTDSSFEGMEPNLCSGQLPIPRSPPMMQDTRHQPLERLRQREDDPGVLGSGKMELGSPDDEYLAAETLLSRISHHTALCDQLSYLEPDLAEKNPQAFAQKLQEELEFAAMRIEALKLARHISQGSQYTEVSGSEGLDSTDVGLSHKSLYSRAVVMETSGAGLLHAYQQPDFDTALQLAREEIVAKEREAVEWKKKYDGSRCEVVEMRKIVAEYEQTIAQMIEDEQREKSVSHHTVQQLILEKEQALADLNSVEKSLADLFRRYEKMKDVLEGFRKNEEVLKKCAQEYLARVKKEEQRYHALKIHAEEKLDRANSDIAQVRSKSQQEQAAYQASLRKEQLKVDALERTLEQKNKEIEELTKICDELIAKMGKS